Sequence from the Candidatus Atribacteria bacterium ADurb.Bin276 genome:
GGCATGGCATCTAATTCATCCAAAGATAAATTCTGTATGGAATCGATAATAATCAGAGAGGGAGCAAGATTCTCTATACTTGACTCAATATCGTTATAACTATCGGTTGAATGAAGCCATAGATTGGGATTTGGTTTAAAACCAAAACGCTGTATTCTGATAAAAAGCTGATGGAGTGATTCTTCAGTACTGATATAGAGGACTTTTTTTCCTTGAAGGGCAATTCCAGCAGCAATTGCTAAAAGCAAAGTGGATTTCCCAATCCCCGGGTCCCCACTCAAAAGAGAAAGAGATCCCTCAACAATGCCACCACCCAAGACCCGATCAACTTCATTTAGACTGGTACCAATACGCCGATCAACTTCATAATTTTGATTGAAAAGGTCCTGGAAAGAGAGTGGTTGAGTGTTGGGTTTAGACTCATTTTTTTTTGCAGATTTTTGAGGCAAAGAAAAGACTTCTTTAAAAGTATTCCACCCCCCGCATTGAGGACATTTTCCCAACCAGCTGGGGGTGGAATATTCACAAGTTTGACAAACAAACTCCGATTTTTTCACACTAATCCTTTAACGAAAGCTCGAGAGGCAACATTTTATCAAAGCGAAGGATTTCTTCTTCTACTCCGATCAAAATCCGGTCTCCTTCTTTAAATGTACCTTTTAAAATGAGATCCGAAATGGGATCCTCCACCATTCGTTGGATCGCTCTTCTTAAAGGTCGAGCACCAAAGTTTGGATCATATCCTTCTTTGGCAATTTTTGAACGTGCCTCTGGCGTTAATTCAATGGTTATAGATTGTTCAACAAGACGTTTGACGGTTTCCTTCATCATTAAATCAACAATTTTTTCAATTTCTTCCTGCTTTAAGGGTTTAAATACGATTAATTCATCAATCCGATTAAGGAATTCAGGAACAAATACTCTCCTTACTTCTTCCATGACTTTTTGCTTAATGTCTTCATAAGTGCAACCTTCATCGGTCGTATTTCCAAAACCAATGGAAACATTGGATGAGATCATCCGAGCTCCTAAATTGGATGTCATGATGATGACGGTATTTTTAAAGTCTACCTGTCTTCCCTGGGCATCGGTCAAACGCCCTTCTTCAAGAATTTGAAGAAGAATGTTAAAAATTTCCGGACTGGCCTTTTCAATTTCGTCAAATAAAATGACTGAGTAAGGATGTCGACGAACTTTTTCCGTCAACTGTCCACCTTCATCATAACCAATATATCCAGGAGGAGAACCAATTAATCGAGATATGGTATGCTTTTCCATGTATTCTGACATGTCAAGGGTGATGAGTGAATCCTCTTTCCCAAAAAGAAACTCTGCCAATGCTTTCCCTAATTCAGTTTTTCCTACTCCCGACGGTCCCAAAAAGATAAATGAACCGATTGGTCGACGGGGGTCTTTAAGACCGGCTCGAGATCTTCGTATCGCCCGAGATACTGCTTTCACTGCTTCGTCCTGACCGATTAATCGTTTATGAATTTCTTCATCCATGTTGACCAGACGTTTCTTCTCTTCAATTGCTAACCGGGAAACCGGTATTCCAGTCCAGTTGGCTACCACTGCTGCTATATCCTCTTCAGTTACCAAAGGTCGCATGGTGTCAATCTGCTGTAGCCATTCATCTTTGTTTTTCCGATATTTTCTCTTTAATTGATCTTCCAGATCTCTCAGAGTTGCAGCCTCTTCGAAATCTTGTTGTTTTACCGACATTTCCTTTTTTATACGGGTTTCTTCAATCTCTTTTTCCATTTGCTTCAAGTCATCTGGTAAAACCGTTGCTCGCAAACGAACCCGGCTACTTGCTTCATCCATTACGTCGATAGCTTTGTCGGGAAGATAACGGTCGCTAATGTAACGCTGAGAAAGGTGAACGGCGGCCTTGAGAGCCTCATCGACTATTTCAACCCGATGGTGGTCTTCATATCGCTCCTTAATTCCTCTCAAAATTTCAATACTATTTTTTACTGACGGCTCATCGACATACACCGGCTGAAAACGTCTTTCTAAAGCTGAATCTTTTTCTATGTATTTTCGATATTCAGTGATGGTTGTTGCTCCAATTGCTTGCAATTCCCCGCGGGCTAAAGCTGGTTTTAGTATATTGGCAGCATCGATGGCTCCTTCAGCAGCACCAGCACCAACTAAGGTATGAACTTCATCAATAAACAATATGACTTCCCTGGTTTGGACGATTTCAGAAATTATTTTCTTAAGCCTTTTTTCGAATTCACCTCGATATTTGGTTCCGGCTACTATTGCGGCTAAG
This genomic interval carries:
- the clpC gene encoding Negative regulator of genetic competence ClpC/MecB, with translation MFERYTERARKVIILAQDEAVRLKHNYIGTEHLLLGLLREREGIAAKILESLDISIEAVRNELENFVDRTEYQGATEVAFTPRAKRVLELALDETRRLSHKYVGTEHILLGVFREGDGVGAQILRRLGLDIETVRMRLNQILNENSQQQDPFAPTSQSKRESKTPILDEFSRDLTQLAKEGKLDPVIGREREIERVIQILSRRTKNNPVLIGEPGVGKTAIVEGLGQKIIKGEVHEILKNKRVVSLDLAAIVAGTKYRGEFEKRLKKIISEIVQTREVILFIDEVHTLVGAGAAEGAIDAANILKPALARGELQAIGATTITEYRKYIEKDSALERRFQPVYVDEPSVKNSIEILRGIKERYEDHHRVEIVDEALKAAVHLSQRYISDRYLPDKAIDVMDEASSRVRLRATVLPDDLKQMEKEIEETRIKKEMSVKQQDFEEAATLRDLEDQLKRKYRKNKDEWLQQIDTMRPLVTEEDIAAVVANWTGIPVSRLAIEEKKRLVNMDEEIHKRLIGQDEAVKAVSRAIRRSRAGLKDPRRPIGSFIFLGPSGVGKTELGKALAEFLFGKEDSLITLDMSEYMEKHTISRLIGSPPGYIGYDEGGQLTEKVRRHPYSVILFDEIEKASPEIFNILLQILEEGRLTDAQGRQVDFKNTVIIMTSNLGARMISSNVSIGFGNTTDEGCTYEDIKQKVMEEVRRVFVPEFLNRIDELIVFKPLKQEEIEKIVDLMMKETVKRLVEQSITIELTPEARSKIAKEGYDPNFGARPLRRAIQRMVEDPISDLILKGTFKEGDRILIGVEEEILRFDKMLPLELSLKD